CACTATTTCAACCACCTGAGTTCTGAACCCCcagtccctctattggaagctacagcagttctcccaagtttgCAGATATGGGGTAACTATTATGTTTACTGCTGTCCATCTATGCTTAtgtatatttgtccttttttttaaggTACAATctattcctttccaagtcatatatACACCAACTACCTAGTCTAATGCAaactctctggttcctgatggagttaggAGTTCAAATTCCTCCAGTCATCTTCCCATTATCATTTCTTTCCCACAgggtgtatggatcaaaattatttatgaggtgtagaaggtgggaattctggcttctggaattgcttctctgctgggcatgtgtgatggcaggtcagtccatacgcCAGCCTGTGATCAGAGGAATTTTCAGCTGAGTTTGGAAGAAATACAGTAAGACTTCCTGGAAATGTGAGATATGATGGAGTAAAAATAAAACCATGTAGAAAGATTCAGATAGCGCTCATCTTAACTAATGGGTCATAAGTATTACTGAATACAATGTTAGCAATGATGGGAAAAAGCCCTATAAGCCCTATATATTTTTCCATCACCCACGATGTGCCTTTATTAATATTCCTCAGTTACTCataaaaagcattttaaattAGGGATTAGAGAAGCTGCATAGTTCAACAAATGCTTAACAGAAACCCATATTATTGAGATTTTATTTTGACAAGCAGCTTCCCCAAGCCCCGCTTCATGTCTTTGTTTCTCAGACTGTAGATAAATGGATTTAGCATTGGAATTAGTATAGTATAGAAAAGTGTTGCTACGCGATCTTTGACTGTATAACTAGATAGGGGCTGAAAATATACATAACTTGCACTTCCATAAAACAAAATAACCACAGTGAGATGAGAACCACAGGTAGAGAAGGCCTTATATTTCCCAGCTGCTGAAGGGATCTTCAGAACAGTGATGAAGATTCTCAAGTAGGAGATTATGATACATGTACAGGGGGTCATTATGACAAAAGGAGCTTCTGTCTTTATCACTATCTCATTGACAAACGTAGATGAGCAGGACAACTTAAGCACTGGGTTTACATCACAGAAGAAGTGACTGATAACATTGGAGGCACAAAAGGTGAGTCGATTCACTAAGAGGACATGGAGTAGTGAATGAAGAAATGGGATGATGAACGCGAATACCAATAAGATGCCACAGAATTTATAGCTCATTTTGGTGACGTAATGAAAGGGGTTGCAAATGGCCACATAACGATCAATGGCCATGGCGCCTAGGAGGTAACTATCCACATTTCCAAAGGATAAGAAGAAATACATCTGTGTCAGACATTCAGTATAAAGGATGGACTTTGCTTCTGATAAGAAGTTTGTCAGCATCTTTGGAATAGTAACTGTTGTGTAGCAAATATCAACAAAAGACAAGATGCTTAGAAAGAAGTACATGGGAGTCTGCAGGCGATTATCGGAATAGATGACAAGGATAATGATTAGATTTCCCATCAGAATGACCATGTAGATGGCTAGAAATAAGGCAAAGAGAGGCATCTGATCCTCTGGCCTAGAGGAGAGCCCCATTAGGACAAATTCAGAAGGTCTTGTTAGGTTGTTCCATCTCATAGTGTTGactttccttaaaaataaaacagactttTATTATACATAGCACACATTTCCCAAGCATTTAAGACTTATTCTCCCACTTATAGTAAATGGAATGTTTATCATACTGCTACTTTCCTCCATTAGTGTAGATTATTCatcataaaaattttttttggactTCCAGGTAGGATTTCCATGACCTGATCATGGAAACTTGAAGCTCTCTCATCAAAATGACTAAATGAATTTCATCATTAACTGAGGAAAAAAGCAATTTCCAGACTAATTCAGCTATCTCCTGTTGTCTCTGAGGTAAATTGCCTCAAAAGTGAACCTTGGACCCTGCACCCAACCACCACAGTCACCTACCACCTGCACTGACACAACACacctgccacccaactcccactgccTGCCATCACTGCAGCCCTCTCAGAGgactcctggtgcaggcaccaaacacagcaataacactggaagcaaaaaaaacaaaaacggggTGGGGGGATATGAACAGACTATCACTGCATAAGAGACACAAAAGGCCAACAGCCATGGGAAAAAGTGCTCcaaatcactgattgtcagagaaatgcaaataaagagaataatgtgataccactttacccctgtgagaatgtcatacatcagaaatgagagtaaaaacaaattctggagaggctgtggggactaaAGAACACTCTTGCACTgtgggtgggaatgcaaattggccaaagccccatggagagcagtctggagaaccctcacaacaGTATAAAGGGactttccttatgacccagtaattccacacctaaggaatcaaacacactcatccaaaaaaaaaaaatctgtttatacctatgtttgtttgtttttttaatgaaaagaaaacactgacaaaaaccatacgtTAAGagagctacaactccacacaattctcaccaccagaactccctatcccatcccctgcctagataactttcctattctttatccctctgggagtatggacccaggattattatggggtgcagaaggtggaaggtatgggttctgtaattgcttccccattgaacatgggcactggcaggtagatccatactcccagcctgcctctctctttccctggaggggcagggctctggggaagcagggctcgaggacacattggtggggtcatctgcccagggatgtctggtgGGCATcaggttagcatctggaacctggtggctgaaaaaagagttaacacacagaatcaaaaaaaaaataaataactgttgactaatcctgaacctaaaggttggaaaagttcatatgaagagttggggtgggggatcTCTGTttcatagatagttagtaggcctattttagttatattccaaagggccaatgactatactagttgtttctttttcctgagcctgatatctgatatgcaggtgcatctAAATTGTATAACTAGGTTTATAGcatcacaatttataatagccaaaaactaGAAATAACCCAGATGTCtagcaacagatgaatgactgagaaaattgtggtgtatatacacaatagaacattactcagctataaagaataaagaatacaacatctttgacccatcttggatagagctagaaggaattgtgttaagtgagataagctagaaatagAAAGATGAGTGAGATGATCCTGCTCATAAACTAGATgttgagaaaggaaaacagaaaggaaactcaaagcagaatttggactgggtatgaagtattgcaccaaagtacgtGTTTCAGGATtgagggagggtagattttcagcgcCACTATATGGGGTAGGGGTAGtgacacaccttttttttttttaaatcctcattGAGGGATTaaaagtttatagtcaacagtaaaatacaatagtttgtacatggggcACAgatctttgatggtgggaatggtgttaatctatactctaatttatagttttataaatcactatttattcaatgTTGGGGGAAATATATTACCTCTAGTTCGTTAAATTCATAGATTtcagctctgagtatatatttctttagtctaagAACTTAATGTTTCAGTTTTATACACTGAATATATTTGGACACTGACCTTacattgttaaagcatttctaataataattttttgaaataCTATATCAAaaataatcttagaccaggtagaGCAGAAGCAACCAATCTTTTCTTCATctaatagttatttataaatagcattaaatgatgtAAATCATGGTAACATCTCCTCTGGTACACTAAACCTAAACAtgatattttcaaagtaaaccaatgcCAAATAACTTGTGTATATCAGTAAGTCTCTGTTGctttcttaaattctaagacagcaaggaaacttcctcattctctttaaaatttacgtTTCTTTCAGTCccagaacctctgggactttgtttgtatttcttcatgcttctccttttgatttccgcccctgtgatactgcctctgctgtcTTCAATCAAATCCATGTAACCTGGGCCACCATACCATGTTTTTCTTcacactgtatccagagatgccaagccggTTACCTCAAACTCCAGTAATCTGGTGAGACTTATtacctaacacatgggactccctACCTCCATTTCATATGGTTCATTCCCTAACAACGTTACAGactctagatatagtccagggccGAAGGGGCAGGGTACATGGGCACATGTATCCATtcagttaggagaaaatatatacctcaaagtaaaagttctCACTAATCTGCTGTGGCTAGACATAGACTcaataagttcagcaagcaagtagaaaaaactaaagaagacatcaagtacctaatcaaatattcaCTACTTAGGCCTACACACCCACCTCTCCTATCtcctacttcacttctctcaataaATTCAACCttgtctaaccttgtcagataaagtaagaacgaCAAAAGCTAGACAAGGGCatgagactggcacactttaatgatgactgtttTGGTCACTCCCAGGCCATCCTATCATCTGAGACTCTAGTCAGTTAATCTCTGAATTTGCATATTGATATATAGGCCTACACCTCTAATAGAtacttctctccaccatcactggtaagTTCCATCAAGAAATCATCATCAGTCCTTTTGTGGGACTTTCCAGGagcttgccctcactgtagagcagcaatagtagggacggccccactctctgaagggacatttggtcaacatactctgccacttgaggaagactgatctgGAATGAGTGCATCAGAATGTTCCTGGTTGTGATCATAGACTGCAAGTTTAGATTGACAGGGagtcagaggttacaaaggcttctgtgctgaatatgatgAGACATGGGCCttacatcagatcaatggggtaaacaattaatgatatttatataactTCCTCATTTTTGGAGCTATTTTCTGCACTAACCCAGCTCTCTAGTCATAGTCtgaactctaacaccatcttcccagacaatacttttaattcACCTGCATGTTTCTTACTgatctcaggcaaaaattactcaggtcatgggccacatggaataaatctaaaataaacttcttagcttcttttcacatgaagacccctagtttcatttgctttattcctacctttaggttcctgtttattgaacaatttgcttcaCATCTTACCAcgtttcagcctccaagttgcgGATGCTACCTTAACACTGTCTTGACCTCCCTAGACAGATAacctcaacagtgtgtcctgaaacctcacctctccagagacctaccccactaggaaaagacagaaacaggctgggggtatggatcaacctgtcaatgtccatgctcagcaattacagaagctagaccttccttccaccttcagcacttaATAAAGAATATTGTTCCACACtcacagagaggggtaaagaacacaGAAGCTTCTAAttgaggagatgggatatagaactctggtggtgggtactgtgtggtattgtacccttgttatcttacagtatttttcatcattattaaatgactaatacaaATTATAAGAAATGGAAACTATTTCTACAACAgacaataaattctttttttttttttttgctccctgCAATTTCAGAGACATGTAGAGAATCTGGGAAATAGACTACAGAAAGGATAGTAAGATCAGAGGAAGAAATGGGCATAGAGAGACCTACCTCTTCTCTCATCTGAAATGCTGTCTGATAATCATATTCTGATTCAGCTTCATACAAGTCAGGTACAGATTAGAacaagggggggaagctttacctATTTGGGTATTTTTGTAGGCCAGCTTGCTTGGGTAATTATTTTGGGATCACCTATACATTTAGTTTCTAAGTTTTTTccttgattatttattttggaatttGGACATTGAATATTGATATTATTTTATAACCCTTTTGCTGCCTTCATTGTGATCAATAGATCTTCCCAACCCCCAAGTGAATTATTActtaactaggaaaaaaaaaggcccagagAGTTGAATCTAGTGTTGCATAGATATagcctctttcttatttttaagcaTATCCTATTCTTACTTACCAACTTGTGGGcatattattttttatgagatcATGACTCATTTGGCAGTCCCAATTCAAGGCACACAATAGGGAGAACAGCTACTCACTTATTCTCTTCGTCTGCTTTATAACTATGAATTTTCTCCTATGACTATCTCAATCACTACTGCAGATGGCTAACACTTACTTACCTTTGACAAACTTTCAACTATTCCTGAATATGAGTGCATTCCCAGGTACTGCAAGGCTCTCCCAACTGATGAAGTCATATTGaaccttttttcaatttttgtttgtCTTGTACCTTTTCATCAAATCCCCAGTGTTCAGTTAGAAAACTAAGTTGAAAACAACTTATTATTTTCAATTATGAAAGACAGTCCTCTAAGGAACCAGGAAAATCATATCTTCTACTCCAAATACCACTgttcttcttcatttttcctaaaattTCTTACAGTGTCTTGATGTTTATGCCATAGGAAACAGTCAACAAATTGCAAAACAAGTAGAATAGGAGAAAGTGTTTGTAAAGCATATGTTTCATATAAAGacttaatgaccaaaatatataaggtaGTGTAAAACTCAACAGGAAAACAAGCCAATTAAAGAACTAACAAGGGATCTGAAAAGACATTTCTTCAAAGAAAGATATAGTTATAAGATGTAATGAGGAAAACACcaaatgaaacttggactagatgtAGAGTATTAtagcagagcaaaggactctggggaagaggggaaaggagggattGTAGAGGATGCTGGCATCCTGGAAATGCATTTAATTTGGGGCTGAGAGTGTattgcagacatctgtcatgagatgatgagaaattttacccatatgtcaacaatggCATTGTAAATCAGTAAGCCCTCAATAAGATGATTAAAATGATATAGTGAAGAATCTAGTATTTATGTAGGAATTATTAGAATTTCAATTAATATATCAGAACACCAAAGATTTGACACTATATTACACACATGACTATAGAATTCTATAAACATTTATTACCTATCACCACTAGTTCAAATAATTAACCCAGGGCTCAAGCGTTAAGAGTAGACTGTTTTAAGATACAGTTAAGGGTGGATGAGAgtgtgatctggctgtgacatctgtcaccgtATTGATCACCAGGCTTGATTCTGCTGATCTAGCTGGCTAGGCAGGcgtccctttcctccctcactgcttcaTGCTGCACACGTGGTCAAAAAGGATGCCTTCCCTGAAAAGAGAAGACCAGTCTTTGGTAGAGTAGCTGCGCTTCCatactagaacctccaaacaagctctcaagatccATTTGTAGGAGAATGTGGGGTAATCAAGCTTCCAAGACTGCAGATACATCCAAATGAGGTTCTGCATGTGGCAGTCTgcctttctaaaaaataaataaataaataaatacaattaagaattaagggctggagagatagcataatggttatgcaaaagactctcatgcctgaggctctgaggttcaatccccagcaccattgtaAAACTGAACTGAGCACTactcaggtttctctttctctctttctgtgttgctctcattaaaagaaagtaaacaaaatatttaaaaatatacaattaAAACTAAACAACTCTATCCTGTATACTTCCTTCCTCTTAAATTGCTAcaactataatttttttattggtttcAAAATTTACcttaatatttccaatataattatGAGAagattctatttaatttttttaaagattttattttatttacttatttatttatttttaactttttaattttaaaaaaggaaacactgactaacccataagataagaggggtagaacttcacacaattcccacccccagaactctgtatcccatcccctcctctgatagttttcctattcttgattcctctgggagtatggacccagggtcattatgggattcagaaagtggaagggctggcttctgtaactgcttcctagctgaagatgggcattggcaggtagatccatactccaagcctacctctctctttccctagtagggtgggcctctggttaagcagagctccaggacacattggtaggattgTCTGTCTAgtgaagtatggttggcatcatgctagcatctggaacctggtggttgaaaagagttaagatacaaagccaaacaaattgttgaacaatcagggGCCTAATGGCTGCATTAGTGCAGGTGAATAGTTGGGGGGCTCTCCAtttggtagatagctagtaggcatattttagttatattccaaagggcctgtggctatactagtttttttttttcccctcaagattattatgccaaaacaatcttgagaagacagaacagaactggagtcatcacattgccagacctcaaattgtattataaggccattgtcatcaaaactgcttggtactggaacatgaatagacactgaccagtggaatagcatCGATAGCCCAGAGgtagctcccacacctatggacatctatcttTGACAAAagagcccagactattaaaagagatgtgtctcttcaacaaatgttgctggaaaaaatgggttgaaacatgcagaagaatgacattgaaccactatatctcaccaaacacaaaagtaaattccaagtggatcaacgacctggatgttagactagaaactatcagatacttagaggaaaatattgccagaactcttttctgcataaattttaaagtcatcttcaataaaaactatgggactacatcaaattagaaagtttcttcacagcaaaggaaactattacccaaacaaagagtcccttcacagaatgggagaagctctttgcttgccatatatcagacaagaggctaatagccagaatatataaagtgcttgccaaactcaataacaagaaaacaaataaccccatccaaaaatggggagagaacatggaaagaatattcaccacagaagagaaccaaaaggctgagaaacacatgaaaaaatgctccaagtctctgactgtcagattaatgcaaataagacaacaatgagatactacttcactcctgtgagaatgtcatacatcagaaaaggtagcatcaacaaatgctggagagttgtggggtcaaaggaacccttcttcactgctgatgggaatgtaaattggtccacccctgtggaaagcagtctggagaactttcagaatgctagaaatggacttaccctataatcctgcaatttctttccttgggatatatcctaaggacctaacacatccatccaaaacggtttgtgtatacctatgttcttagcagcacaatttgtaatggtcaaaacctggaagcaaccaagtgtccaacaacagatgagtgactgagcaagttggaATCTATATacgcaatgaaatactactcagttactaaaaatgttgacttcaccgttttcagcccatcttggatggagctttaagaaaTCATGCTATCGAGCacatactgaaagaactacaaaaatacatcaacagtaatacaataagggtaggagacttcaacaccccactctcacaattagacagatcaacaaagcagagaatcaacaaagaaacaagagaattaaatgaagagatggacagactagacctcctggacattttcagagtccttcaccccaaaaaactggaatagacATACTTTTCATATCCACACAACccattcaaggatagaccacatgttaggccacaaaaacaacgtcaacaaattcaaaagtattgaaatcatcccaagtaccttctcagaccacagtgggtaaagctaacattcaacaaaaaacagaaaattactaaaagtcacagaatttggaaactcaacaacatgctgcttaagaactgctgggtcagagaggtactcaagcaagaaattcaaatgttcctggaaacaaatgaaaacaaagatacaagttatcaaaatatttgtgacacagctaaagcagtattgagagggaaactcatagccatataattccatattagagaacaagaaaaagctcaaataaacgaccttactgcatgccttaaggacttagaggaagaacaaaggaaccctaaagcaaccagacggatggaaatcactaaaattagagcagaaataaacaacattgaaaataagagaaacatacaaaagatcaataaagcaaaatgttggctctttgaaaaattaaacaagattgacaaacgcctagtcagactcactaaaagagagagagagagagagaaagaagactcaaataaatagagttGTAAACAATAAAGAAGATGTCAGAAcggacatcacagaaatccagaaaatcagccaagacttctacaaagaactatactcCATCAACCTAgagtatctggaagaaatggaagagttcctggaaacatatacccttccaaaactgaactaagaagaactacaaaaaataaatgcaccaatcaaagacagagaaattgaagccattattaagaatcttcccaacaacaaaaagcctggaccaaatggcttcacaaacgaattctacaaaactttcagaaaacaattaatacctatatttctaaagctcttccaaaaaatTGAAGAAGCAGGAATACTCAGttataccttctatgaagccaaaatcacccttataacaaaagctgatagggaaacaacaaaaaaggaaaactatacaccaatatctctgatgaacataactGCCAAACTAATAAACAAGaacctagccaaccagatacagcagtatatcaaaaagattgttcatcatgaccaagtgggattcatcccaggaatgcaaggctggttcaacatccgtaagtcaatcaatgtcatacaccacatcaataaaagcaaaaccaaacaccacataattatatcaatagatgctgagaaagactttgaaaaaattcaaaacccattcatgctcaaaacactacaaaaaatggaagtagatgggaaattcctcaagatagtggagtccatatatagcaaacctacagccaacatcatactcaatggacagaagctgaaagtgcttgccctcagatcagggactagacagggctctccactatcaccattactcttcaacatcctatgggaggttcttgccatagcaatcaggcaagagaaagaaataaaaggaatacagattggaatggaagaagtcaagctctcactatttgccgaTGATATGATaggatacatagaaaaacctaaagaatccagcagaaaattactgcaagttattaggcaatatagcaaggtgtcaggctacaaaatcaatgtacaaaaatcagtgtcatttctatatgcaaacactaaatctgagaagaagacatccagaagtcactcccattcactgttgcagcaaaatcaataaaatacctaggagttaaGCTGACCAAAgatgtaaaagacttgtatagtgaaaGCTAAGAGTCGCTATTAAAGgacatagaaactgataccaagaaatggaaagacatcccatgctaatggattggaagaataaatatcatcaaaatgaatattctccccagagccatatacaaatttaatgcaatacctatcaaagttccaccaagcttctttaagagaatagaacataaaatacaatcatttatctggaaccagaaaacacctagaattgccaaaacaatcttgataaaaagaaacagaaatggaggcatcacactcccagatctcaaactatattataaggccatcatcatcaaaacaacctggtgctggaacaaaaataggcatactgacctgtggaacagaactgaaCACCCAGAAATAaacacccacacctatgggcatctaatctttgataaaggggcccaaagtattaaatggaagaagaaggctctcttcaataaatggtgctgggaaaactgggttgaaatatgcaaaagaatgaaactgaaccaccttatttcaccagaaacaaaaataaactccaaattgatcaagaacttggatgttagaccagaaactatcaaatacttagaggaaaacattggtgtaactctttcccacctaaacctcaaggacatctttgatgatccaAACCCAATTGGCAAGAAAGACTAAGTCAGAAACaagtcagtgggactacatcaaattgaaaagcttctgcacagccaaagaaactatcacacaaacaaagagacccctcacagaaagggagaagatctcc
The sequence above is drawn from the Erinaceus europaeus chromosome 10, mEriEur2.1, whole genome shotgun sequence genome and encodes:
- the LOC103129010 gene encoding olfactory receptor 1L1-like — protein: MRWNNLTRPSEFVLMGLSSRPEDQMPLFALFLAIYMVILMGNLIIILVIYSDNRLQTPMYFFLSILSFVDICYTTVTIPKMLTNFLSEAKSILYTECLTQMYFFLSFGNVDSYLLGAMAIDRYVAICNPFHYVTKMSYKFCGILLVFAFIIPFLHSLLHVLLVNRLTFCASNVISHFFCDVNPVLKLSCSSTFVNEIVIKTEAPFVIMTPCTCIIISYLRIFITVLKIPSAAGKYKAFSTCGSHLTVVILFYGSASYVYFQPLSSYTVKDRVATLFYTILIPMLNPFIYSLRNKDMKRGLGKLLVKIKSQ